GCATCTGGCAAGTAGTATCTTTTCATACCACAATGGAATAGAACTGTAATAGCGAGAGGAACATTGGGAATtgtacaaacacatggaaattaaacaacatgctcctcaACAATCAtagggtcaataaagaaattaaaaaggaaatcaaaacggagtctcgctctgtcacccaggctggagtgcagtggccggatctcagctcactgcaagctccgcctcccgggttcacgccattctcctgcctcagcctcccgagtagctgggactacaggcgcccgccacctcgcccggctagttttttgtattttttagtagagacggggtttcaccgtgttagccaggatggtctcgatcttgtgacctcgtgatccgcccgtctcggcctcccaaagtgctgggattacaggcttgagccaccgcgcccggccaaaaacttcttgaaacaaatgaaaatcaaaacatagcataccaaaacctatgggatgcagcaaaagtgaTACTaatagggaaatttatagtaataAACTCCAAATAAACAACATAACAATGCACCGCAAGAAACTAGAAAGCCAGGACAAACCAAACTcaatagaagggaaaaaaataaagatcagagcagaattaacCAAGATAGacactaaaaaatacacataggATCAGTTAAACAAAAGGTCATTTttatgaaaagattttaaaagtcaataaacCATTAGCTAGcctaaacaagaaaaaagagagaaaatccccaaaaaaaaaaaaaaaaaaaaaaccagaaatgaaaaaggagacattacaacagatgccactgaaaaacaaaagatcacTAGGGACTGTTACAAACAATGATACcctaacaaattagaaaacctagaggaaatggataaacaTAAAcacctggacacatacaaccctaccaagactgaaccaggaggaaatagaaaacctgaacagaccaataacaagtagcaggattgagtcagtaataaaaagtccCCCAaatgaaaagcccaggaccagatggcttcactgccgaattctaccaaactcataaaaaagaattaacaccaattcttctcaaactatttcagaaaattgaagaggaaggaaatcTTTTTAACTCATTCCACAAGCCCAGCATTACCTGAATACCAAAATCAGATAAGACacaacaacaaagaagaaaactataggccaatatccctgatgaatgtagatgtgaaaatcctcaacaaaatactagcaagctgaatcaaaaaacacatatattttttaaagcaccatgatcaagtgggatttattccagggatgcaaggatggttcacacagaaatcaataaatgtgaagcTTCGTGCAGAGGCAGTATCATAGCCAGTGAGGTTTAGCCACGGTGTAATTACTGCTAATTGAAAACTTTTCCCCATAGCCCACTGTGATGACTTGTAATACAGTCagcattaaaaataagataaatatgacACATTACcaacagaatgaaggagaaataccatatgattatctcaatagatggccAAAAATTTTTtggataaaatttaacatctcttcatgataaaacttctcaacaaattaggcatagaagaAACACATCTTAACATATGAAAGGCCCTGCTATGGTATGTATTTTTGTTCCCTCCAAAcatcatgttgaaattttatcAACAATGTTGGAGATGGGTTCTGATACATGTCTGAGTCATGGGGACagatcccactactgagtatgaTAAATAGCCCACCGTGATGACTTGTAATACAgtcagcattaaaaataaaataaatatgacacaagaatgaaggagaaataccatatgattatctcaatcaaTGCCCCCCAAACTTTTTTGATAAAATTCGcttctcttcatgataaaaattctcaacaaattaggcatagaagaaacatatctcaacataataaaggccctGCTATGGTATGTATTTTTGTTCCCCCCAAACATCATCTTGAAATTTTATCaacaatgttggagatggggtctaACAGATATTTGAGTCATGGGGAGCagatcccactactgagtatgtAGCCAATGGATATCAAGGAGATACCTGTACCCCCACATTttatgcagcactattcacaatagtaaagatgcAAGGTCAACaatgtccatcagtagatgaatggataaagaaaatgtagtatatgtacacaatggaatactattaagccatgaaaaagaaggaaattctgtcatttgtagcaacatggatggaactgaggacataatgttaagtgaaataagccagactcagaaagacaaaaattacttGTTCTCTTTCATATGTGGATCCTAAAAATTGTTGATCTCAATGAGGTAaagcagaatgatggttaccaaagATTGGGAAAGGTTGGGGATGGGGCAGGAGGAGATAAAGTTAAGTTGGTTAATAAGTACAAACAGGCCGGacgcagtgactcactcctgtaatcccagcacttttgggaggctgtggtgggtggttcacaaggtcaggcgttcgagaccagcctgaccaacatgttgaaaccctgtctctactaaaaatacaaaaattaggctgggcgtggtggctcacatctataatcctagcactttgggaggcagaggagggtgggtcacctcaggtcaggagttcgggatcagcctggccaacatggtgaaaccctgtcttttctaaaaatacaaaaattagccaggtgtggtggcgtgcacctgtaatcccagctactcagaaggctgaggcaggagaatggcttgaacccgggaggcggaggttgcagtgagccaagatggtgccactgcactccagcctaggtaacagagtgagactccatctcaaaaaataaaaaaggtacagACATTCAGTCAGAGACAGGGAACTGTATAtcttaaaatagctagaagagttgaagtgttcccaacacaaagaaataatacacatttcaggtgatgaatattttaaataccctgatttggtcattacatattatatgcatatatcaaaataccacatgtaccccataaatatttataattattatgtatcaataaaatagataaacattttttaaaagaatgtgagTCTGGCAGTACCTTTTTCCACATGCacaaattcaacatttattcagTGGCTTCATCATTGAACTCATACTTCATTAtaagttaagaattttttttaattctagagttatgacattgatattttatgaattttataaaaggaaaccTAATTCCCTCACTATAATTAATCCTgttctataaaatacaaaataattcttgaaaattttgtgtaaaaaaatttttttatggcTGGAAGTCATTTAAAGTTCTTTCTTACAGGAGTACTTTTGTAGCTAAATCATGACCTCAGGTTCTCTCTTTTACAATTTGAATTGTTTTTACCCATGTGTCTTTCTATTAAAATGCAACATGCCTACATGCAAACAGTTTAACACCATTGTATAGGCCTGGAAATTAAATCCCATTGTTGGACCTGGAGATTAGAACCAATCAATCAGCAGtgtatctagatttttttttttttttttttttgagatggagtcctgactcctgctctgttaccaggctggagagcagtggtgccatctcggctcactgccacctccgcctcctggattcaagccattctcctgccacagtctcccgatgtagctgggattacaggcatgcgccaccacgcccagctaatttttgtatttttagtagagacagggtttcaccatgttggccaggatggtcttgatctcctgacctcatgatccgcccgccttggcctctcaaagtgctggttaTAGgagtcagccactgcgcctggccatttatttttttttctggagacagagtctcacttcattgcccagtctggagtgcagtggtgtgatctcagctcactgcagcctctgcctcccaggctcaagcgattctcctgccttagcctcccgagtagctggggttacaggtgcctgccacgtccagctatttatttttattttttatttttgtatttttagtagagatggggtttcaccatgttggccaggctggtctcaaactcctgacctggggtgatctacccacctcggccttccaaagtgctggcattacaggtgtgagccaccacccccggccgtGTCTAGACATTTAATGACAGTATCCACTTATTGAATATGTCATAATTTGTCACATTAATTTTACAAAGACTCTTATAATTAATGATAACTTCTATAGGGGTCCCAATTCCAAGAATATGGGTCAGTTCACAGATTGGCCTTAAATCTGTAATGATTATGTCTATGAACTATTTGGAACCTCAGCATAGAGCCTGAGAAATGACAAAGACTCTGAGGCAGTGGACATGCACTTAGCTTTCTTGGTGTTGTTTAGTCTGGAGTCCTTGACATTTCAGGCTCAGAACCAGGCTAGATCAGAAACAGGCTGACTTTCTGGGGCCTTGACATTCGTTGTAGTATTCTTTGTGATTATCTGGCCTTGCAACACTGTCTCTGCCACAAAGTCCCACTCGCTGAGGCCCAGCCTCCTCAGGCTTTGGAAACAATCCCCTTAAGAGGTAATATCATATGGCAGGACTGATTTCCAATTCCAATTCCTGTTACTTCTGAGACCTTGAACAAATTATCTCACATTTTTTAGCTTTAATTTCTCATCTGAAACGTTGGGTTAACAATACTTAGATATCACTAGATGTCAAAGTTATTGTAAGACTAGAAGAGGAAATTACTCTGTATTCAATATTCAGTAAGCGGACACTATCATTAATTATAATTCTATCTATGAAAAGGGTAGTAGAACTGTAGTTAAGTATCTCATAGAACTCAGTGTGAAACTCATGTCAATTCTGCTAAAAAGTTTTACCTCTGAGCTTTCCATTTTGGCAAATTCCTTAActtcctgaaataatttttaaacaacacAGGTAACTTCTTTAAGAAGAGAATACATGCTCATAAAACTGAGGCATGAACTATTATTCTCTCTGAGATGAAATAGATGCTACTTGGCCAGTGAGCATGAGAATGACCTATAGCAAATACACTTATCAGAGTAACTGACCAATTTAAACAACTACACTAACAATGAGCAAAcaactttccatttttctgaaaaGAGGAAGtgtacaaaatgtttttaattttgttcaggTTTAAACATATGTAGTATCTTTGCTTTTCATCTTTATCAGCAACTCTATTGCTACCCCTTTGGGAAAATGTAACATATTTGTCACATTATATCATATCTGTGCCTGTTtggaaaataattacaatatttttGTGCCTGCAATCTGCACTTAAATTGTGGTTATTTGTTGCTTCTTATATTATCAGTGCAATTTCTAGGCACTAGTAAGTCGctaaataataaatcataaaaaaattCTGGAAGCATGAGGGGTTTTGCTGCAAGGAACCCAAAACATAAAGGTGTTATTTGGTGCTATTCAATGTACATACCAGTGTTTGCAACATGTAATATTCCAGGAAATATTTGTGGCATCTCCTGGGAAGTGGAGCTCTCTGCCAATCCATCatggttggtttttcttttccaattcttATGAGCATAAGGACTTTTAGGTTTGCCTTCCAATATACAAGTAACTGCAGAGCAGCCACTCCATTGAACCCTAGACACTTCTTTTCTTCCAAGACGTAAAAGCCTATCCATTCTCCAAAATGCTTTTGCAAAGGCTTTGTGTATGTCCTCATACTCACGCCTCACtgcttctgttttgtttatgGCAGAAAAGAGATCTTCTATTGCTGTGTATTCTTCTCTAAACACAGTGTAAAAGGAATTGATTATTTGTTGCTCATCAGTTGTCATTTGGTAAGAAGGATCAAATTTGGAAAGCTGATGGAGGAGTAAAACTGGGAGTTCCATGGATGTCAACTCTGCCGCTGAGGCACCATGATGTCCATCGAACAAACCGAAAAAACACACATTAGGTTTATTACCAAAATTACTCACTACAGTGAATTTATCATTCATGTCAGCTTTCCATGTAGAATTCCTGTCTTCACAAATGCCCACTCCTTTAATTAATAGATGACGTATTTTTTGAGAATATATGACACTCCTGTCAATGTTATCAAAAATCTTATAGTatgctggtattttttttttccaaagcagctCAAAAGCATTATTAATGCTCTGTAGGGTTTTTTCAGTGAACATAAAAGATGACAATAGTTTAGAAATCATGAACTGTCTCTGAACAGCAATCACTGAGGGCTGTGGTTTCTTTCCACCCATCCACTGGAAACCCAGCGTGGCCAGAGCTACATGTTGCTTCTTATGGAGAAAAATACCAGTTAAGTCAATTTCGTGCTTGCATATGGAACAGGGTAATGTGGTCGCTTGCTCATAGACCTGCTCCTCTTCATGGCGTTTGGTGTGTCTCACTGGTCttggctttttctttctaaaacgTTTTCTTTTGGGTAAAAGTGAAATATCCACATATGAATCAAATGTTGATGTTTTCATGTTCCATTCTCTTGATTTCCAAAACACCCTGCAAACAGGACGAAAGATATTTACATGCCAGGATGATGCAGTGAAAATCTCTTCAAGCAGGCTCTTATCATTACAATTTGATTTGGCTCCTCACAATCTTATATAAGCCTAGGATTAAATATTCTGAGTCATATTCCTCATAAAACATGTAAGTACTCAATTAATTGGTGATTGACCTGTGTCTGCCTGAAATAAATTAGGCAAAAATTCCAAAGAGTCAGCCAGACATCTAAGCAAATGCTCAGAGAAATCAGCACAATATTTTACCTTAGGCATGTGAAAGTATATATTTGAGACCTGCGATTCTGATTTCTAATATGGACAAACAGTCATGTAttgcataatgatgtttcaggCAATGATGGACCATATGCAATGGTGGTACcacaagattataatggagccaaaaaattcctattgcctagtgacattATTGTTGTCTCAATGACATAAAGTGCTACATGTCACTTATGTTTTTGTGTTGATGCTGGTATCAACAAACCTAATATGCTGCCAGTCAAATAAAAGTATAGCAaatacaaggccaggcatggtggctcacgcctgtaattccaacactttaggaggccgaagtgggcggatcacttgcagtcaggagttcaagaccagcctggccaacatggtgaaaccccgtctctactaaaaatacaaaaattaggccgtcctggtggctcacacctgtaatcccagcactttgggaggccaaggcggacggatcacggggtcaggagttcaagaccagcctcaccaacatggtgaaaccccatctctactaaaaatacaaaaaattagctgggcatggtggtgagtgcctgtaatcccagctacttgggaggctgaggcaggagaatcacttgaacctgggaggcagaggttacagtgagccgagatggtgccactgcactccagcctgggtgacagagcaagactccatctcaaaaagaagaaaaaaaagtatagcaaATACAAGATATGTACAGAACATAATACCTGATAATGATAAATGACTATGTGACTGGCTTATGTGTTTATGATAGTATACTTTTTTATCGTTATTTTAGAGTGAACtccttatattagaaaaaaattaactgtaaaacaaCCTCAGGCCCtccaggaggtattccagaaggtGTTGCTAACATAGATGACAACCCCGTGTGTTGTtgctcctgaagaccttccagtgggacaagatgtggaggggAAAGACAGTGATAATCCCAACTCTGTGTAGGCCAAGGTGTGtattgtaggtttttttttttttttttttttttttttttggaaaaaggtTAAAAcgttttaaacaaaatttaacaacaattttagttaaattttttaataaaaataaaatttagctggttactatggctcacacctgtaatcccaacactttgggaggtcgaggcgggtggatcacatgaggtcaggagttcgagaccagcctggccaacatggcaaaaccccgtttctactaaaaatacagaaaattagctgagcgtggtggctcatgcctgtaatctcagctacttgggaggctgaggcaggagaattgcttgaacccaggaggcaggaggcagaggctgcagtgagcagagatcgtgccactgcactccagcctgggtgacagagtgagactccatctcaaaagataaataaataaataatttaaaatgttaattaaaaaattaaaaacagaaaaaagctctTAGAATAAGGAAATAAAGCAAGTAgtttttgtatagctgtacaatgtgtttgccTTTTAAGCCAAATGttacaaaagaatcaaaaagttctaaaaattaaaacgtttacaaagtaaaaagttactgtaagctaaggttaatttattattgaagaaaaaatattgtttctaagTTTAGTGTAAGCTAAGTGTACAAGGTTTATAAGGTCTGCAGTAGCGTGCAATAATGTGCTAGACCTTcacactcaccactcactcattgACACCCAGAGGGACTTGCAGTCCTGCAAGCTttattcatggtaagtgccctattttaaaatgttgcattttTTACTCTTTGTACAATACTTTATTGTACCTCTTCTGTGTTTAGGTACACAATACTTTCcatgtgttacagttgcctacggTATTCACTACAGTAACAcagctgtacaggtttgtagcctaggagcgataggctataccatatagcctaggtattAGTGGGCtgcaccatctaggtttgtgtaagtgcactctgtgaCGTTCACACAGCCATGAAATTGCCATCGATACACTTCTCAGAAAGTATCCCCAtcgttaagtgatgcatgattGTAATTACTTTTGTGCTGCATTTTGTCTGCCTTAAAACACTTTTGTTCTAATTAGAGGGTTCACAAGAAAATGAATGGATTATGCCAAAACCAAGCAGAATAAGGAAAAGAACTGACAGTAaggacagaatttttttaaaaactacaacgAAGAGGTATGGGCTGAGGATAGGAAAGAAAAGATGTAGAGCTGGATGATACATTTCTGGAGAGCAGGCATCATTTTATACCCCTTCCTATCAGAAACATCTAGCACTGTACTCAGCACCTGGGGCCATTTTTATCCATTTCATGCACAATTTCTAGGGCATGAGATATTTCCAAGGGTCTATGAAAAGTTagagaccagaaaaaaaaaaaatgctttggttacaaaatattttaaaagttgataaaaatcaaagttggctgggtgcagtggtttatacctgtaatcccagcactttgggaggtcaaggtagggaaatcacttgaggtcaggagtttcagaccagcctgtgcaacatagtgaggccttgtctctattaacaattaaaaaaaaaaaagccaggtgcgatggtatgcatgcctgtagtccgagctactcaggaggctgaagtgggaggatcgcttgagcctgggaggtggaagctgcagtgagccatgattgtaccaccacactccagcctgggctacagatcgagaccctgtctcaaaaataaataaataaagtaactttatatatatatatatatatatatatatatagagagagagagagagagggacagtcagagagagagagagagagagagagagagacggagtttcactcttgctgcccaggctggagtacaatggtgcaatctcggctcactgcaacctccgcctcccgggttcaagcaattctcctgcctcagcctcccaagtagctgggattacaggcattcaccaccacaccttgctaattttgtatttttagtagagacagggtttctccacattggtcaggctcgtcttgaactcccaacctcaggtgacccacctgcctcagcctcccaaagtgctgggattacaggcattagccactgtgcccagccataaatatttatgaaatgtgaCATTACAAAAACTAGTCTACTTCAACTCAATTCGTATATAAATTGTATTTGAGATGGGTACATTTTAATGTGTTACAGTAATGGGGGATGGAGCCTGTGACACTAAGAATACTTGGAGCCTCTAAGTACTTAAAACATCTCAGATACATAATAGATATTCAACAATTGAATATCTATTGATATTCTATAGATAGTTGGTAGTTAGATAAGAAATTGACCCATTTAATTATAATGAcaatatgataataataataatgaaatatattttgttataaaaggTATATATCATCAGGTTCTTAAGTTCAATGCAGAAGgatacaaagtagaaaataaaagaatgtttttgTCTTCCCACActccgcttgaacctgggaggtggaggttgcggtgagctgcaatcacgccattgtactccagcctgggcaacaaacccCAGCCCCAGTAGTAATTGAGTTATCTATCTTTCTAAATGTAAATTTGTATATAAGATCTTGTCTGGCcctgcgcagtggctcacgcataatcccagcactttgggaggcagaggcaggtggatcacttgaggtcaggagtttgggactggcccggccaacagggtgaaaccctgtctctactaacagtaccccaaaaattagatgggcgtgatggcacgcctgtaatctcagctactcgggaggctgagacaggagaatcacttaaactcagaaagtggaggttgcagtgagccaagatcatgccactgccctccagcctgggcgacagagtgagacactgtttcaaaaacaaaaacaaaaacaaacaaacagacataTTTTCTGAAGGCCAGTAGGGTCCCATTTTACATGCCATCCTAAAATCTGATATTTTCAGTAAATACTAGGTCATGGACAGGAAGTTTGAATATGGAAGAACAGAACAATATACATTGTCCCTaggtatctgtgggggattggttccaagacCACCCTCTCCACGCATGGATACAAAAATCTAAGGAAGTTTAGGTTCCTGATAAAAATGGCGTAGTATTTGTATCTTCCTTGTATGTTGCCTCactcaggagtgcagtggcctagaactcctgggctcaagccatcctcccacctctgcctccataGTCGCtgtaactacaggcatgcaccacgatgcccggttaatttttgtatttttagtagagatgggttttcgccatgttggccaagctggtatggtctcgaactgctggcctcatgtgatccacccgccccgccttagcctctcaaagcactaggattactggtgtgagctacTGCGTCGGCCCTCCTGTAtacttgtttatttacttatttgagacggagtcttgctctgtcgcccaggctggagtgcagtggtgcaatctgggctcactgcaacctctgcctcctgggttcaagcaattctctcacctcagcctcccaagtagctgggattacagatgctcacctaatacgtatatatacacacacacacacacacagagatatatatatatagtatttttaatagagatgaggtttcaccatgttggcccaggctggtcttgaactcctgactcaagtgatccgcccagctctgcctcccaaagtgctaggattacaggcgtaagccaccgcacccgggccCTCTTGTATACGTTAAATCATCTCTTGATAGAATATGCATAATGCAacgtaaatgctatgtaaatagttcttatactgtatttttatttgtattattttgttgttgtattggtttattagtattattattttaggaGGTATTTTGGGAATATTTTCTACCCAAAGTTGGTTGAATTCACAGATGCAGAACCTTCAGATATGGAGGACTGACTCTGTTGTGAAAAATGTAgacttaggaattttttttttttcaggggagGAAAAAGCATGTAAGTTTACTTTACATAACTGACTGAAAAATACATTCAAGAAATAGTAAGTAGAAGCCGGgggcagtgggtcacacctgtaatcccagcacttagggaggccgaggctgtcggatcacctgaggtcaggagttcgagaccagcctggccaacatggagaaactctgtctctactaaaaatacaaaattagccgggcgtggtagcacctgcctgtaattccagctacttgggaggctgaggcaggagaatcgcttgaacctgggaggcggaggtggtggtgagctgatatcatgccattgcactccagcctgggcaacaagagcgaaactccatctcaaaaaatcaaaacaaaacaaaacaaaaaaacctgaataaaagaaatagtaaatagaATATAATACGACTCATGAACGCTGAAGGAGTGGGGGTAATCGTTATGTCCAAATAATCTCCTAGTTGTAACTTCTGTGACTGCAGGGGTCATGGAGTCACCAGTCCCCTTTCTGCCAGACGTGGTGCTGGCCAATCTCCTTCACACGATAGCCAGATCTTTTAATATCTGTAAAAATGACTGCAAAATTGAAATGTGTGCCCCGCTTTCTAGCCTCTGGATAGACTTATTATACTAAGCTCAGTTCTTTCAAGGTTGCATCTATCCAAGTGTAGATCGCCAGCTCGCTGGATGGTACGTTCCCCCGGGAGAACTCGACCATTCGGTGGCGGCGGCTGTCACTGGCGGCCGCGGGCCTGTCTTGTAGTGATCAGCTCCTGAAGCTCCTTCTTAATTTCCTCCTGGCTAATGCGCGACTCCACCGCCATCTTTCTCCTACGGCCTCAGACTttgaataaaaacaacaaaaacaagttggtcgcggtggctcacgcctataatcccagcactttgggaggccgaggagggccgatcacgaggtcgggagttcgagaccagcctgaccaacatggtgaaatccgtctctactaaaaatacaaaattacccc
This window of the Theropithecus gelada isolate Dixy chromosome 2, Tgel_1.0, whole genome shotgun sequence genome carries:
- the PP2D1 gene encoding protein phosphatase 2C-like domain-containing protein 1 encodes the protein MSANNALRVFWKSREWNMKTSTFDSYVDISLLPKRKRFRKKKPRPVRHTKRHEEEQVYEQATTLPCSICKHEIDLTGIFLHKKQHVALATLGFQWMGGKKPQPSVIAVQRQFMISKLLSSFMFTEKTLQSINNAFELLWKKKIPAYYKIFDNIDRSVIYSQKIRHLLIKGVGICEDRNSTWKADMNDKFTVVSNFGNKPNVCFFGLFDGHHGASAAELTSMELPVLLLHQLSKFDPSYQMTTDEQQIINSFYTVFREEYTAIEDLFSAINKTEAVRREYEDIHKAFAKAFWRMDRLLRLGRKEVSRVQWSGCSAVTCILEGKPKSPYAHKNWKRKTNHDGLAESSTSQEMPQIFPGILHVANTGNVQAVLCRNGKGFCLTKEHTTRNTNERRRILQNGTVISSNEPYGLVEGQVKTTRGLGFHGNLKLKKSIIPAPQTISVPIDDLCQFLILATNGLWEVLDKEEVTALAMTTFHMYKETYCSIIPKKSSPSKGPLLFSTIEPNLTKSQSNIHVLFQYKSVSEGCVSTTNSEENLSDSNYSKYCIYNPENVETFPAETTHHKPCSEKVTDRPTSVNGVATNEKESGTKSFYEGAAEYVSRELVNAALLAGSRDNITVMVIFLNGSEYQLLT